One region of Thermodesulfovibrionales bacterium genomic DNA includes:
- a CDS encoding cytochrome c3 family protein, protein MKVFTILLTMAVAVMFIGSAMAVPPGKTVEFDSPAGKVVFDGKAHADKGLKCNDCHTKIFPMKKGGTKITMEEMNAGKNCGECHNGTKAFASKDAANCGKCHKK, encoded by the coding sequence ATGAAGGTTTTTACAATTCTGTTGACGATGGCGGTTGCTGTAATGTTCATCGGCAGCGCCATGGCGGTTCCTCCTGGGAAGACCGTCGAGTTTGACAGCCCGGCAGGGAAGGTCGTTTTTGACGGCAAGGCCCATGCCGATAAGGGCCTCAAATGCAATGACTGTCATACGAAGATATTCCCGATGAAGAAGGGCGGCACGAAGATAACGATGGAAGAGATGAACGCCGGCAAGAATTGCGGCGAGTGTCACAACGGCACGAAGGCGTTTGCATCGAAAGATGCCGCTAACTGCGGAAAGTGCCACAAGAAATAA
- the rimP gene encoding ribosome maturation factor RimP, whose amino-acid sequence MDKNVERKIQEIAAAVAENLGFEVVDVSLLGSGRRALLRITIDREGGVTLGDCETFSRRFESFMDVEDPISRSYTLEVSSPGLDRPLKSLDDFKNNIGKLLRVTTKEKIENQSFFRGRLREVAEGIDGSIVTLVIEEKKGEPLEIAIPYSWVSKAQLEIEVK is encoded by the coding sequence ATGGATAAAAATGTTGAACGGAAGATTCAAGAAATTGCAGCCGCGGTAGCAGAAAACCTCGGCTTCGAGGTCGTTGACGTAAGCCTCCTCGGCAGCGGGAGGAGAGCCCTTCTCAGGATCACGATCGACAGGGAGGGCGGAGTCACCCTTGGGGATTGCGAGACATTCAGCAGGAGGTTTGAGAGTTTCATGGACGTTGAGGATCCTATATCGAGATCATATACCCTGGAAGTCTCTTCTCCGGGGCTCGACAGGCCCCTGAAATCGCTGGATGACTTTAAGAATAATATCGGGAAGCTGTTACGGGTTACTACGAAGGAAAAGATCGAGAACCAGAGTTTCTTCAGGGGGAGACTGAGGGAGGTTGCGGAAGGCATTGACGGCAGCATTGTGACCCTCGTCATAGAGGAGAAAAAGGGTGAGCCCCTGGAGATCGCTATACCATACAGCTGGGTATCGAAGGCTCAACTCGAGATAGAGGTAAAATAA
- the nusA gene encoding transcription termination factor NusA, which produces MTKELCFIIEQMSKEKGIPKDTLLKTLESALLSAARKRYGGRTNVNLRIDPKTCHITVFETKRIVEEVADSNEEISVEDAAKDFPGKTVGEEVELPLQFQDFGRIAAQSAKQVILQRVREAERDVIYKEFKDKVGHVVSGLVTRKEKGFFYLNIGKTEAVLPQKETLVAENLKRGDTVRVYIEDVRITPKGPVIILSRTNPKFVMELFRTEVPEIAEGLVVIKNIVREPGERTKIAVYSKDPSIDPVGACVGMKGTRVQSIVRELRGERIDIIPWTDDPRILLSRALSPASVDRIGINEEEKTAMVIVNDQQLSLAIGKKGQNVKLAMKLTGWDIDIISESEYSKMRMEETEKTAQESGQKEAPQEDESAAKPEDSPE; this is translated from the coding sequence ATGACAAAAGAACTCTGTTTCATTATAGAGCAGATGAGCAAGGAAAAGGGGATACCGAAAGATACGCTCCTCAAGACGCTTGAGTCGGCACTGCTCTCCGCTGCACGGAAGCGGTACGGCGGCAGAACGAACGTTAATCTCAGAATCGACCCGAAAACCTGCCACATCACTGTTTTTGAGACGAAGAGGATCGTGGAAGAAGTTGCGGACAGCAATGAAGAGATATCCGTCGAAGACGCAGCGAAGGACTTCCCGGGTAAGACGGTGGGCGAGGAGGTCGAATTGCCCCTGCAGTTCCAGGACTTCGGAAGGATAGCCGCACAGTCGGCAAAACAGGTTATCTTGCAACGGGTCCGCGAGGCGGAGCGAGATGTTATCTACAAAGAATTCAAGGATAAGGTCGGCCACGTCGTCAGCGGACTCGTGACGCGCAAGGAAAAGGGCTTCTTCTACCTTAACATAGGCAAAACAGAGGCGGTGCTCCCCCAGAAGGAGACGCTCGTCGCAGAGAATTTAAAGAGAGGCGACACGGTAAGGGTTTACATAGAAGACGTGAGGATTACCCCGAAAGGGCCGGTCATCATCCTCTCGCGGACGAACCCTAAGTTCGTCATGGAACTCTTCAGGACAGAAGTGCCTGAGATAGCCGAAGGGCTTGTCGTCATAAAGAACATCGTTCGCGAGCCGGGAGAACGGACAAAGATCGCGGTCTACTCCAAGGACCCCTCCATCGACCCGGTAGGTGCATGTGTCGGCATGAAGGGGACGAGGGTTCAGTCCATTGTCCGTGAGCTGAGGGGAGAGAGGATCGATATCATCCCCTGGACGGATGATCCAAGGATACTCCTCTCGCGCGCGCTGAGCCCGGCATCGGTCGACAGGATCGGTATTAACGAGGAAGAGAAAACAGCGATGGTGATCGTGAATGACCAGCAGCTCTCTCTTGCTATCGGGAAAAAGGGTCAGAATGTGAAACTCGCGATGAAACTCACCGGATGGGATATCGACATCATCAGCGAATCGGAATACTCGAAGATGCGGATGGAAGAGACGGAGAAGACAGCCCAGGAGAGCGGACAAAAAGAAGCTCCTCAAGAAGACGAGAGCGCGGCAAAACCCGAAGATTCCCCGGAGTAA